From a region of the Odoribacter splanchnicus DSM 20712 genome:
- a CDS encoding 6-bladed beta-propeller, producing the protein MRLLFFCLFACFLFNCGHPTVPRNIDVTRISKSDLQKVRSFDPTQLIDSCTYIPLETSDRILIGRVKQLKITDKYIFLVNSENDSLYVFNRQGKFLNTIGTRGRGPREYRSIQSYCFPPQADTVIIFDSDKLLFYTPTNRFIRSVDLVPQLHRDTDIIRSINSIDFAEPGKLLFKYDLMYRCNVFYSTYNYNTDELKDIGYVPLSLDLGNTLNRVNLDFFETAPYKQELSCAILYNDTIFQYRQDSLSPRFIINALKDKVIPDRILRQLNGSDPMKAGSLLVSSGIFIKNIYESDSYFFILYNGSEPQELIWNKTTHQGILVELNDNFRGHTYAPMAVSALAVLNDDEKYYDPNNGNRYLPVSRQKQTLQFRLKEEDNPVIVIYHLKPQF; encoded by the coding sequence ATGCGGCTACTTTTTTTCTGTCTATTCGCTTGTTTCCTATTCAATTGCGGGCACCCAACCGTCCCCCGAAATATAGATGTTACCCGTATTTCTAAAAGCGACTTGCAGAAAGTCCGGTCTTTCGATCCAACCCAACTCATCGACAGTTGTACCTACATCCCTTTAGAAACCTCGGATCGGATTTTAATCGGCAGAGTAAAACAGCTGAAAATCACCGATAAATATATTTTCCTGGTAAATTCGGAAAACGATTCCCTCTATGTTTTCAACCGTCAGGGGAAATTTCTGAATACCATCGGTACCCGGGGCAGAGGCCCACGGGAATATCGTTCTATTCAATCTTATTGTTTTCCGCCTCAGGCAGACACAGTGATTATTTTCGATTCGGATAAGCTCTTATTTTATACGCCCACAAACCGATTCATCCGGAGTGTCGATCTGGTACCCCAACTACATCGGGATACCGATATCATCCGTAGTATAAACTCGATCGATTTTGCCGAACCGGGGAAATTACTTTTCAAATACGACCTGATGTATCGATGTAACGTATTTTATTCCACTTATAATTACAATACCGATGAACTCAAAGATATCGGATATGTCCCGCTCTCACTCGATTTAGGCAATACTCTTAACCGGGTAAACCTCGATTTTTTTGAAACGGCACCCTATAAACAAGAATTGAGTTGTGCCATACTCTATAACGATACGATCTTCCAATACCGGCAAGATTCTTTATCTCCCCGTTTCATTATCAATGCATTAAAAGACAAAGTTATTCCGGACCGGATTCTCCGGCAACTGAACGGTTCGGATCCCATGAAAGCAGGCAGTCTTTTGGTCAGCTCCGGTATCTTTATCAAAAATATATACGAATCGGATTCTTATTTTTTCATTTTATACAATGGCTCCGAACCTCAGGAACTGATCTGGAATAAAACGACACACCAAGGTATACTCGTCGAACTAAACGATAACTTTCGCGGTCACACTTATGCTCCGATGGCTGTTTCCGCCTTAGCAGTATTGAACGACGACGAAAAATACTATGATCCCAACAACGGAAATCGATATTTACCGGTCTCCCGACAAAAGCAAACCTTACAATTCCGACTGAAAGAAGAAGATAACCCTGTCATCGTCATTTATCACCTGAAACCACAATTCTAA
- the leuS gene encoding leucine--tRNA ligase has product MEYNFKEVEKKWQSYWKENQTYKVDVDPSKPKFYVLDMFPYPSGAGLHVGHPLGYIASDIYSRYKRLKGFNVLHPMGFDAYGLPAEQYAIQTGQHPAITTEKNIARYREQLDKIGFSFDWDREVRTCDPKYYKWTQWAFIQMFNHWFNKDTQKAEPIAKLVETFEKEGNANINAANSDTPIFTAEAWKAMDIREQQRVLLNYRIAYLADTMVNWCPQLGTVLANDEVKEGLSVRGGFPVVQKNMRQWSLRVSAYAQRLLDGLNHLEWSDSLKDIQRNWIGRSQGADVIFDVKDSDIQLKIFTTRPDTIYGVSFMVLAPESDYVRQLTTPDQEKAVAEYLDYVAKRTERERQSEIKTVTGVFTGSYAMNPFTNEAIPVWISEYVLAGYGTGAIMAVPAHDSRDYAFARKFNLPVIPVIDNGQPIDLSKSSYDAKEGKMINSGLIDGMEVKEAIAFIAEEVEKRGIGKSKINYRLRDAIFSRQRYWGEPFPVYYKDSMPYMIDEAELPLELPEIDKYLPTENGEPPLGRAKNWTTKEGYPIELNTMPGFAGSSAYYLRYMDPHNDKALVSHEADAYWRNVDLYLGGAEHATGHLIYSRFWNMFLYDLGVVCEPEPFKKLINQGMIQGRSNFVYRIVGTNTYVSAGLKSQYETTEIHVDVNIVKNDILDTEAFRKWMPDYADAEFILEDGKYICGWAVEKMSKSMFNVVNPDDIIEQFGADTLRLYEMFLGPLEAHKPWDTQGIDGVYKFLRKFWRLFLNGEEFSVSDEVPTKEELKVLHKTLKKIEFDIENFSFNTSIPAFMICTNELAALKCNKRAILEPLVVAIAPYAPHIAEELWHLLGHAESVTGATFPQWEEKYLVEDSFEYPVSFNGKVRFKLNMPLTATQAEIEAAVKASPEAGKWLEGKEIRKMIIVPKKIVNVVIA; this is encoded by the coding sequence ATGGAATACAACTTTAAGGAGGTAGAGAAAAAGTGGCAGAGCTACTGGAAAGAAAATCAGACTTACAAAGTCGACGTCGATCCGTCCAAACCGAAATTTTATGTACTGGATATGTTCCCTTATCCTTCCGGAGCCGGTTTGCACGTCGGCCACCCACTCGGCTACATCGCATCCGACATTTATTCCAGATATAAACGTCTGAAAGGATTCAATGTGTTGCATCCGATGGGATTCGATGCATATGGTTTGCCAGCCGAACAATATGCCATCCAAACAGGACAACATCCGGCCATTACAACAGAGAAAAATATTGCCCGCTATCGGGAACAACTCGATAAAATCGGTTTTTCTTTCGACTGGGACCGGGAAGTGAGAACTTGCGATCCGAAATATTATAAATGGACACAATGGGCATTTATCCAAATGTTCAACCATTGGTTCAATAAAGATACTCAAAAAGCCGAACCGATCGCCAAACTGGTAGAAACCTTTGAAAAAGAAGGGAACGCAAATATCAATGCAGCCAACTCGGATACCCCGATCTTCACGGCCGAAGCCTGGAAAGCCATGGATATCCGGGAACAACAGCGTGTATTGTTGAATTACCGGATCGCTTATCTGGCCGATACGATGGTGAACTGGTGTCCTCAGCTGGGAACTGTGTTAGCCAATGATGAAGTCAAAGAAGGACTCTCGGTGAGAGGTGGTTTCCCGGTCGTACAAAAGAATATGCGACAGTGGTCTTTACGGGTTTCTGCCTACGCACAGCGTTTGCTGGACGGATTGAACCACCTGGAATGGTCCGATTCGCTGAAAGATATCCAACGCAACTGGATCGGACGTTCGCAGGGAGCCGATGTGATTTTCGATGTAAAAGACTCGGATATACAATTGAAGATCTTTACAACCCGTCCCGATACGATCTATGGGGTGAGCTTTATGGTACTGGCACCGGAAAGCGATTATGTCAGGCAACTGACCACCCCCGATCAGGAAAAAGCAGTAGCTGAATACCTTGACTATGTAGCTAAACGTACCGAACGCGAACGCCAAAGCGAGATCAAAACCGTGACCGGCGTATTCACCGGTTCTTATGCGATGAATCCGTTTACCAACGAAGCGATTCCGGTATGGATCAGTGAGTATGTATTGGCAGGCTACGGAACGGGAGCTATCATGGCCGTACCGGCCCACGACAGCCGTGACTACGCTTTTGCACGTAAGTTCAATCTGCCGGTCATCCCGGTTATCGATAACGGCCAGCCTATCGATCTCAGCAAGAGTTCGTATGATGCCAAAGAAGGGAAGATGATCAACAGTGGACTGATCGACGGCATGGAAGTAAAAGAAGCTATCGCTTTCATCGCCGAAGAAGTGGAGAAACGGGGGATCGGGAAGAGCAAGATCAATTACCGCCTACGGGATGCCATTTTCAGTCGTCAACGGTATTGGGGCGAACCGTTTCCTGTATACTACAAAGACAGTATGCCCTATATGATAGATGAGGCAGAATTACCTTTGGAATTACCTGAAATCGATAAATATCTGCCCACGGAAAACGGAGAACCTCCTCTCGGCCGGGCTAAAAACTGGACCACGAAAGAAGGATATCCGATCGAGTTGAATACCATGCCGGGATTTGCGGGATCATCGGCTTATTACCTCCGCTATATGGACCCGCACAACGATAAAGCATTGGTCAGCCATGAAGCAGATGCGTACTGGCGTAATGTCGATCTGTATCTGGGAGGAGCAGAACACGCAACAGGGCACTTGATTTATTCCCGTTTCTGGAATATGTTTTTATATGACTTAGGAGTAGTTTGTGAACCGGAACCTTTCAAGAAACTGATCAATCAGGGAATGATACAAGGGCGTTCGAATTTCGTATACCGCATCGTAGGGACCAATACCTATGTATCTGCCGGTTTGAAAAGTCAATACGAAACAACCGAGATCCATGTAGATGTCAACATCGTCAAGAACGACATTTTGGACACAGAAGCCTTCAGAAAATGGATGCCTGATTATGCCGATGCCGAATTTATTCTCGAAGACGGTAAATACATCTGTGGCTGGGCCGTTGAAAAAATGTCGAAATCTATGTTCAACGTAGTCAATCCGGACGATATCATCGAACAATTCGGAGCCGATACTTTACGACTTTACGAAATGTTTCTGGGACCGCTTGAAGCACACAAACCCTGGGATACACAAGGCATCGACGGCGTATATAAATTCTTACGTAAATTCTGGCGTTTGTTCCTGAACGGAGAAGAATTCTCTGTCAGTGACGAAGTACCGACCAAAGAAGAATTAAAAGTACTTCATAAAACCTTGAAAAAAATCGAATTCGATATCGAAAATTTTTCTTTCAATACTTCTATTCCGGCTTTTATGATTTGTACCAACGAATTGGCTGCACTGAAATGCAATAAACGGGCTATTCTCGAACCCCTGGTCGTTGCTATAGCACCCTATGCTCCTCATATTGCTGAAGAATTGTGGCATTTGTTGGGACATGCCGAAAGCGTAACCGGAGCAACTTTCCCTCAATGGGAAGAAAAATACCTGGTGGAAGATAGCTTTGAATATCCGGTTTCTTTCAACGGTAAAGTACGTTTCAAACTGAATATGCCGTTGACTGCAACCCAGGCAGAAATCGAAGCTGCAGTCAAAGCCTCCCCTGAGGCAGGCAAATGGCTTGAAGGAAAAGAAATCCGGAAAATGATTATTGTTCCGAAAAAAATCGTTAATGTCGTGATCGCATAA
- a CDS encoding sodium:solute symporter — translation MSSGLVLFILLAYFGILILISYFTSRKSDNETFFTANRTSPWYLVAFGMIGTSLSGVTFISIPGEVGNSNWTYLPVVMGNCIGYVVIALVLLPLFYKLNLVSIYSWLGIRFGEKARLTGSFFFILSQLVGASFRLFLVVGVLQLALFDSLGIPFALTVFITLGLVWIYTFRGGIKTIVWTDTLQTVFMLISVVLTIAVICQELDLNFSTMAGSIRESSYARIFDWDWRSSHNSLKQFLAGIAITVAINGLDQNMMQKSLTCRSLRDCRINMYSFSFLFLLTNVLFLALGALLYIYAEMKIVELPGKSDDVFAFLSMNYFGVTTGLFFLLGITAAAYSSVDSSLTSLTTSFSIDFLKIDPKDPLQKRRRIGVHLAFSLLMCIVVILFRELNNTSVVNAVLKAVGYTYGPILGLFTFGLMTEYQVKGKFLPWICLLSPLISYVLDHFSEQWFWGYCFGFEILLVNGFLCFLGLWIFRKRIVEAI, via the coding sequence ATGTCGTCGGGTTTAGTGCTATTTATTTTGCTTGCTTATTTCGGGATACTGATTTTGATCAGTTATTTTACTTCCCGGAAATCGGATAATGAGACTTTTTTTACGGCTAATCGGACTTCCCCCTGGTATTTGGTGGCTTTTGGGATGATCGGGACCTCCCTTTCAGGAGTAACGTTTATCTCCATACCGGGTGAAGTCGGGAATAGCAATTGGACTTATTTGCCCGTCGTAATGGGAAATTGCATCGGATATGTGGTGATTGCCTTGGTTTTATTACCTTTATTTTACAAGTTGAATTTGGTGTCCATTTATTCCTGGCTGGGTATCCGTTTCGGTGAAAAAGCCCGTTTGACCGGATCGTTTTTCTTTATTTTATCTCAGTTGGTCGGCGCTTCGTTTCGTTTGTTCTTAGTGGTTGGAGTATTGCAATTGGCTTTATTCGACAGTCTGGGAATTCCATTTGCTTTGACGGTATTTATTACCTTAGGATTAGTGTGGATATACACTTTTCGGGGTGGTATAAAAACGATTGTTTGGACGGATACCTTACAAACGGTTTTTATGCTGATTTCGGTGGTTTTGACTATTGCCGTCATTTGTCAGGAGCTGGATCTGAATTTTAGTACGATGGCCGGTTCTATTCGGGAGAGTTCTTATGCCCGTATCTTTGATTGGGACTGGCGTTCTTCCCACAATAGCCTGAAACAGTTTCTGGCCGGAATAGCGATTACGGTTGCTATTAATGGATTGGACCAAAATATGATGCAAAAGAGCTTGACCTGTCGTTCACTGAGAGACTGCCGGATCAATATGTATTCTTTTTCTTTTCTGTTTTTACTTACGAATGTTTTATTTCTCGCGTTGGGAGCTTTATTATATATATATGCGGAGATGAAAATCGTAGAACTTCCCGGAAAATCGGACGATGTTTTTGCTTTTTTATCGATGAACTATTTCGGAGTAACCACCGGTTTATTTTTCTTGCTGGGCATAACGGCAGCTGCTTACTCTTCTGTAGATTCTTCCCTGACCTCTTTAACCACTTCCTTCAGTATCGATTTTTTGAAGATCGATCCAAAGGATCCTTTGCAAAAACGCCGGAGAATAGGAGTACATCTGGCTTTTTCACTATTGATGTGTATCGTAGTAATTCTTTTTCGGGAATTGAATAATACCAGTGTCGTCAATGCGGTATTGAAAGCTGTCGGTTATACGTATGGGCCGATTTTAGGGTTGTTTACTTTTGGGCTGATGACCGAATATCAGGTAAAAGGAAAATTTCTGCCTTGGATATGTTTGCTGTCACCCCTGATTTCTTATGTCCTCGATCATTTTTCAGAACAATGGTTTTGGGGCTATTGTTTCGGTTTTGAAATTTTATTGGTGAATGGTTTTTTGTGCTTTCTGGGTTTATGGATTTTCCGTAAACGAATAGTAGAAGCAATATAA
- a CDS encoding ribose-phosphate pyrophosphokinase has translation MSDLSEVKIFSGENSKYIAEKIAKSLNLDLGQKTLLHFSDGEFATSYDETVRGDHVFIVQSTFPPSDNLMELLMMIDAAKRASAYKVVAVIPYFGFARQDRKDRPRVAIGAKLVANLLCAAGVDRIMTMDLHADQIQGFFDIPVDHLYGSTVLAPYIRSLKLENLAIASPDIGGSKRANSWAKFFDSGLVICHKTRERPNEVADMKVIGDVEGKNVVIVDDMIDTAGTICKASSILKEKGALSVRAVATHAVLSGKAYENIEKSALDEVIFTDSIPLHQECSKIKVISVADMFAETIRNVVEHRSISDHFIM, from the coding sequence ATTTAGATCTCGGACAAAAGACTTTATTACATTTCAGTGACGGAGAATTTGCGACTTCTTACGATGAAACAGTTCGTGGTGATCATGTTTTTATCGTACAATCCACTTTCCCGCCTAGTGATAACCTCATGGAGTTATTAATGATGATCGATGCGGCTAAACGTGCTTCTGCCTATAAAGTAGTAGCTGTCATTCCGTATTTCGGTTTTGCACGTCAGGACAGAAAAGACCGTCCGCGGGTAGCTATCGGTGCTAAGTTAGTAGCCAATTTGTTATGTGCTGCTGGGGTCGACCGGATCATGACGATGGACTTACACGCAGATCAGATTCAGGGATTCTTCGATATTCCGGTAGACCATTTGTATGGTTCCACGGTACTTGCTCCCTATATCCGTTCTCTGAAACTCGAGAATCTGGCTATTGCTTCACCGGATATCGGCGGATCTAAACGTGCTAATTCATGGGCAAAATTCTTCGATTCAGGGTTAGTGATCTGTCACAAAACCAGAGAAAGACCGAATGAAGTGGCCGACATGAAAGTAATCGGAGATGTAGAAGGTAAGAATGTAGTGATCGTAGACGATATGATCGATACTGCCGGAACTATCTGTAAGGCTTCCAGTATCCTGAAAGAGAAAGGTGCTTTATCGGTAAGAGCCGTAGCTACTCACGCCGTACTTTCGGGAAAAGCCTATGAGAATATCGAAAAATCAGCTTTAGACGAAGTTATATTTACGGATTCTATTCCTTTACACCAGGAATGCAGTAAAATCAAAGTGATTTCTGTTGCCGACATGTTTGCAGAAACAATCCGGAATGTCGTTGAACACCGTTCTATCAGTGATCACTTTATTATGTAG
- a CDS encoding MarR family winged helix-turn-helix transcriptional regulator, whose translation MQNQIDTLRQLNYELIKNLGLFRQRAGLSFGQRHTLYHINAHQGLSIQELAELLQVDHSTMSRNVKKLMQADLVETFQDDADKRRKMIALSAVGRQVLDEATESINLTISNALQSLDEDEIENVITNLRKYSKALEGVR comes from the coding sequence ATGCAAAATCAAATTGATACTTTAAGGCAATTAAACTACGAATTGATTAAAAACCTGGGGTTGTTCAGGCAGCGGGCAGGGCTTTCCTTCGGACAACGTCACACACTATACCATATCAATGCCCATCAAGGACTGTCTATTCAGGAACTGGCAGAGCTTTTACAGGTGGATCACTCCACGATGAGCCGGAATGTCAAAAAGCTGATGCAGGCGGATTTGGTGGAAACATTTCAGGACGATGCCGACAAAAGGCGTAAGATGATTGCCTTGTCTGCAGTAGGCCGGCAAGTGTTGGACGAAGCGACGGAATCCATCAACCTCACCATTTCCAATGCTCTGCAATCACTTGATGAAGATGAAATAGAGAATGTCATTACAAATCTCAGAAAATACAGCAAAGCCCTGGAAGGGGTTCGTTGA
- a CDS encoding YbaN family protein: MKKFLFITIGVLSVILGIIGIFVPGLPTTPFILLSSWLFYKSSKRLHDRLHRSPLGKYIRRYESRQGMSLTGKFISIACMWIMISISAFLILEDFKIRVLLLILGAIGTGSILLIVPTAKRQNPGSEEAR, from the coding sequence ATGAAAAAATTTTTGTTCATTACCATAGGTGTCCTTTCTGTAATCTTGGGAATAATCGGAATATTCGTGCCTGGATTACCCACTACCCCTTTTATTTTATTGAGTTCCTGGTTATTTTATAAAAGTTCGAAGCGATTGCATGATCGTTTACATCGTTCCCCCCTTGGAAAATATATCCGCCGTTACGAATCCCGGCAAGGGATGAGTTTAACCGGTAAATTCATTTCGATTGCCTGTATGTGGATCATGATCAGTATTTCTGCTTTTCTTATCCTTGAAGATTTCAAAATACGTGTTCTTTTGTTGATATTGGGAGCTATCGGTACAGGAAGTATATTATTGATCGTCCCGACTGCTAAGCGGCAAAATCCGGGATCTGAAGAGGCCCGGTAG
- a CDS encoding ornithine cyclodeaminase family protein, with protein sequence MEKGTLVLTRSDIQNALSLAEYLPVIEEAHALHAQGKVYAPDLLHADVRNGEFHLKTGGICYGDEEYYGVKINGGFPGNMENYGLPSILGIIYICDARNGSPIAIMDSVTISKWRTGAATAVAAKYLAPEGRVQLGVFGYGTQAEIQAKSLSLVRPIEIIRVSGRNVRKAESFSVRLQKELGIPVICCSGEEAARCSNLIVTATPAHKYYIRKEWIQPGCFIAAIGADSPGKQELDPRLVASSVVVTDIRVQACRVGESQHAISQGLMGKESIYAELGEIVTGRKICPASPESIIIYDSTGTALQDISVGVAIVKKLKSKHCNRICF encoded by the coding sequence ATGGAAAAAGGAACATTGGTGCTGACACGGAGTGATATTCAGAATGCCCTTTCTTTGGCAGAATACTTACCTGTCATTGAAGAGGCACATGCGTTGCATGCACAAGGGAAGGTGTATGCGCCGGATTTACTACATGCGGATGTCAGGAACGGGGAATTTCATTTGAAGACAGGCGGGATATGTTATGGGGATGAAGAATATTATGGAGTAAAAATAAACGGAGGCTTTCCGGGAAATATGGAAAATTACGGTTTACCTAGCATTCTGGGGATTATCTATATATGCGATGCCCGGAACGGAAGTCCTATAGCCATCATGGATTCTGTAACTATCAGCAAATGGCGGACCGGGGCGGCGACAGCCGTGGCAGCCAAATACCTTGCTCCTGAAGGGAGGGTTCAATTAGGCGTATTCGGTTATGGCACACAAGCGGAAATCCAGGCGAAGTCCTTGTCATTGGTGAGACCCATTGAGATAATCCGGGTAAGCGGAAGAAATGTGAGAAAAGCGGAATCGTTTTCAGTCAGGCTGCAAAAAGAACTCGGCATACCGGTAATCTGCTGTTCCGGGGAAGAGGCTGCCCGGTGCAGCAACCTTATCGTAACAGCCACTCCGGCACACAAGTATTATATCCGCAAAGAATGGATACAGCCGGGATGTTTCATTGCCGCAATCGGAGCGGACAGTCCCGGCAAGCAGGAACTGGATCCGCGCTTGGTCGCTTCTTCCGTCGTTGTCACCGACATTAGGGTGCAGGCATGCCGGGTGGGGGAATCACAACACGCCATATCCCAGGGGCTGATGGGTAAGGAGTCCATCTATGCAGAATTGGGGGAAATCGTCACAGGCCGGAAAATATGCCCCGCCTCTCCCGAATCAATCATTATCTATGATTCTACAGGCACAGCACTCCAGGACATCAGCGTCGGAGTGGCAATCGTTAAAAAATTGAAGTCAAAGCACTGTAACAGAATCTGTTTTTAG
- a CDS encoding VIT1/CCC1 transporter family protein gives MMPALTSQETKQLLAFQTNEITEHHIYHQLSLLQKNENNRRILTELAAEESGHYQLLKTYTQKEVGPKKGKVRFYVWIARLFGLTFSIKLMENSEKYAQEAYRQTHLEDLQKIARDEEIHESRLIELIDEEGLNYMSSVVLGLNDALVEFTGALAGYTFALQHAKLVALTGAITGIAAALSMAASEYLSTRTENDVHKNALKAAVYTGIAYVITVVVLILPFVLLSNVYWGLGVCLFGALVIIAIFNYYYSIVKTESFRHRFTEMAIISIGIAAISFLIGYALRVFTGIEL, from the coding sequence ATGATGCCCGCTTTAACTTCCCAGGAAACCAAACAGTTATTAGCATTTCAAACTAATGAAATCACCGAACACCATATCTACCATCAACTATCACTTTTACAAAAAAATGAAAATAACCGCCGGATATTAACCGAGCTAGCAGCAGAAGAATCAGGACATTACCAGCTCCTGAAAACATATACCCAAAAGGAAGTAGGGCCTAAAAAAGGCAAAGTTCGTTTCTATGTTTGGATTGCCCGTTTATTCGGGCTTACTTTCAGTATCAAACTGATGGAAAATAGTGAAAAATATGCTCAGGAAGCCTACCGTCAAACTCATTTGGAAGATTTACAAAAAATTGCCCGGGATGAAGAAATTCATGAATCGAGATTAATCGAGCTTATCGATGAAGAAGGGCTGAATTATATGAGTTCTGTCGTTTTAGGACTGAACGATGCGCTGGTAGAATTTACCGGAGCCCTGGCCGGCTATACTTTTGCCCTTCAACATGCCAAACTGGTAGCCCTGACAGGCGCTATTACCGGCATTGCAGCAGCTCTTTCCATGGCTGCCTCGGAATATCTCTCTACCCGAACTGAAAACGATGTTCACAAAAATGCACTAAAAGCCGCCGTATACACCGGAATCGCTTATGTTATCACTGTCGTTGTCCTGATTTTGCCTTTCGTCCTCCTGTCCAATGTATATTGGGGGCTGGGCGTCTGTCTGTTCGGAGCATTAGTGATTATAGCTATTTTCAATTACTATTATTCCATTGTCAAAACAGAAAGCTTCCGGCATCGCTTTACTGAAATGGCAATAATCAGTATAGGCATAGCAGCGATCAGTTTCCTAATCGGCTATGCACTTCGGGTTTTTACAGGTATAGAGTTGTAA
- a CDS encoding SPOR domain-containing protein, with translation MKITVILLALSLLCLFSCKDKKVKEELTTQKVEVVEVAKPEPVAPPKEEPKPVVKQVNYYLVAGCFKIPENAERLQAKLIQEGYDSRIVPFYNMSMVTYDGYETRKEAQVALNRIVREPGKERTWVYPVR, from the coding sequence ATGAAAATTACTGTTATTTTACTAGCCCTTTCTTTGTTGTGTCTTTTTTCCTGTAAGGATAAAAAGGTAAAAGAAGAATTGACGACACAGAAAGTAGAAGTTGTTGAAGTGGCAAAACCGGAACCGGTGGCTCCTCCTAAAGAAGAACCGAAACCTGTTGTGAAACAGGTGAATTATTATCTGGTGGCCGGATGTTTTAAAATTCCGGAGAATGCTGAACGTTTACAGGCTAAATTAATCCAGGAAGGTTACGACTCCCGGATTGTTCCTTTTTATAATATGAGCATGGTCACTTATGATGGCTATGAAACTCGTAAAGAGGCACAAGTGGCTCTGAACCGGATTGTGAGAGAACCAGGAAAAGAACGGACCTGGGTATATCCTGTCAGATAA
- a CDS encoding tRNA-dihydrouridine synthase family protein, producing MDSDRYSIHFSPLQGYTDRIYRNAFAHYFGGVEVYYTPFIRVEKGALRKRDLRDIEPETNTVADLIPQILPGSADEFRLLTDAVGEKGYRQIDINLGCPFPMIAGKHKGAGMLLYPAQVAEVLAPIAEYPEIQFSLKMRLGWENASECMVLVELLNTLRLSRIALHARTGKQQYKGHPDLEAFQGFYELCQHPLYYNGDIESLSDIRQILTRFPLLKGVFIGRGLLSSPLLAKEFKGNETFLPEQRMSIYFAFHEELFSAYSQVLQGETQLLVKMKTLWEYFLPETDRKLLKRIKKSTRLQQYTESVKAIFTS from the coding sequence ATGGATTCCGATAGATATTCTATTCATTTTTCTCCTCTACAGGGTTATACAGACCGGATTTATAGAAATGCTTTCGCTCACTATTTCGGTGGGGTGGAGGTGTACTATACCCCTTTTATCCGGGTAGAAAAAGGGGCTCTTCGCAAGCGTGATCTTCGGGATATAGAACCTGAAACGAATACGGTTGCTGACTTGATTCCTCAGATTCTTCCCGGTAGTGCCGATGAATTTCGTTTGTTGACCGATGCAGTGGGAGAGAAGGGATACAGGCAGATCGATATTAATCTGGGTTGTCCTTTCCCGATGATTGCCGGTAAGCACAAAGGGGCTGGAATGTTACTTTATCCCGCACAGGTAGCGGAGGTACTGGCTCCCATTGCAGAGTATCCGGAAATTCAGTTTTCGTTGAAAATGCGGTTGGGTTGGGAAAATGCGAGCGAATGCATGGTGTTGGTTGAATTGTTGAATACCCTTCGCCTTAGCCGCATCGCTCTTCATGCCCGAACCGGCAAACAACAATATAAAGGCCATCCGGATTTAGAAGCATTTCAGGGTTTCTATGAGCTTTGCCAGCATCCGCTTTACTACAATGGTGATATTGAATCTTTGTCGGATATCCGACAAATTCTGACTCGGTTTCCTCTGCTGAAGGGCGTTTTTATCGGTCGTGGATTGTTGTCTTCGCCTTTGTTGGCTAAGGAATTTAAAGGAAATGAAACTTTTTTGCCCGAACAACGTATGTCAATATATTTTGCCTTCCATGAAGAGCTTTTTTCAGCCTATTCCCAGGTACTTCAAGGAGAAACTCAATTGCTGGTGAAGATGAAGACCTTGTGGGAATATTTTTTGCCTGAAACTGACCGGAAGTTATTGAAACGGATTAAAAAGTCTACCCGCTTACAGCAGTATACCGAAAGTGTAAAAGCAATATTTACTTCTTAA